Below is a genomic region from Flavobacterium ginsengisoli.
TTTTATCACAAAACTATTTTATTTAAAAAGTTAAATTAAGATTACAATTCTTACATTAGCCAATTCAAAATTTGGACTATGGAGAATTTTATTCTTTTATCATTAATTGCATGTGTTGTCATTTTATTTAATAATTTTTCGAAATTAAAGAAGGAGAATGAATTTTTAGATTCTTCTTATTCAAAGATTAAGGAAGATTATAAATCTTTGAAAAAAGAAATTGAAGAAATAAAAAATCAGCTGATTCAACCTGATTTTAAACCTGGAGACTTGACTTCTACAGCAGAAGAGATTGAAATAATTTCTGAACCTATACCCGAAAATATACCTTTAATTATTCCAGATGCTGCTTCTCTTATTGACGATATTTCTCAAGAAAGCAATATTGTAGCAAGCAGAAATTTCAGAAAGTCCAATATTAGTTTCAGATACTTTAACAGCTGATTCCTATAACGAAATTGAAGCAAACGAAAATTCTCAGTTTGTAGAAAATTTTGAAACGCTTCCTGTAAATAAAGAGACTCTAAATGATGATTCGAAAGAATTTGAAGAAGAGAAAATTTATGTAGAAAGCGCTTTTTCAGTTTTAATCAAAAAATTAGAACAGCAATTTGCCGAAAACTGGACCGAATTCTTGGAACCGCAATTATGGTGTTAGGAATTGGTTATCTGAGTATTTATACAGCATTGAAAGTTTCGCCAATGTTCCGTGTATTAATTCTTTGGCTTTATGCTGGAATTTTAGCTGGGTCTTATTATTTTTTAAAGAAGAAAGAAAAATGGTTCAAAACAGGACTTTGGCTTCGTAGCGCTGGAGCAAGTTTATTCTTGTTTGGCTGTTTTGGCGCATCGCAAATTCCGGCTCTTACATTTATAGATAATATTCCTCTTGCGTATTCGCTTATTGGAATCGGAATCGGAATCAATTTGTTTGTGGGATATATTATTAAACAGCAAACCTTTTTATCGCTCCATACTATTTTGAGTATTTTAATTCTCTGTGTAATTCCCGAAAAACTATTAATTACATTTTTACTAGCGTCAGTCACTGCAACAGCGGGAATTATTTTATCGTACAAAGAAAAATGGGAGTATCATTTGTTAATTGTTATTTCTGGTTTTATAATATTTGATATTTGGTTTACACAAGGCACAAATGCGTTAAGTAAGTCTCAAAATATCTTCGCTATAATCGGTATTGTTTTGGTTTCGGTTAGCTGTATGTATATGCAATACAGAAGTATTTATGCCAATACAAGATTTGATAAAATTGCCTTTGTAACGCATTTAACCAATTGGATTTTATTTGCTTTAGGCCTGGTTTTGCATTCAACCGGAAGCAGAATCAAAATCTTTGTTTTGCTGGCCGCGGGTATTCTTTGCCTTTTTGCAACACTATTTGCCAGAAAGAAAAAGATTTTTTGGCTGTATCATCTTGACGGAATGGTTTCGTTTGTACTTTTTGCTTTAACCATTTTTATGCTTAATGATTGGAAAGTAGGTTATGATATAATCGCATGCGGATTGTACTTCTTAGTGGTTACATGCCTAATAATTGTTTACAAAAGCAAGGAAATTTTATTGCATAAAATATTTTTAGGACTCAATCATGCTTTAGGGATTTTTATTTTAGGATTCTTTATTTTGCACATCAATCCATCCTCAGTACAAACCAATATTACAAATATCTTTGCTTCCTTAATTGTGATGATAGTGGCAACATTGTCAGTTTCTGTTTTTTGTGTTGCAAGAAAAGAATTTTTAGAAACAGATGTTTTCCTTTTAAAGAAAGATTTGAGCTTAAATGGAATTCTCTCTATTCTGTTTTCAATGTTCTTTTTCATAAGCTGGTATCATACAATCGAAATTTCGTTCTATTATCCGCTTGTGTTTATTGCTTTATTGTGGTGTCTTTTGCGCTTCAAATTCAAAACAAACACATTTGATATAGGAAGATTTACTTTTTTAAACATTGCTATTGTAGTAGGTGTAGTATTAATTGCTATAGAAGCAAAATCTAATTTAGATATTTTTTATGCTCTAGGAATTATTGCTGTAATTATAGCAAACTGGTTTGTAAAGGAATTTTATACAGATAAAAGCATTATTAAAACAATTAGCATTGTGGGGGCAAATGCATTACTTGTTTCGCTTTCTTATAAATATCTGTTTTTAGGAAATATTGTTCAAATTTTGCCTTGGATTGCTATTGCTATATTAAACCATGAATTTCTTTGGCTTCAATTTAAGCGAAAAACACTTTCTTCAGACAACCAAATTCTGCTGTATCTTTTTTGTGCGGTTTTTTTAATATTCGGAAATGCTTTGTTTTTATATAACACCCAATTTTTAAATACTATCGAAATTGGATTGATTGCTTTGGGACTTTCTGCTGTCGAAGTTTATGTTTTGTTTGCAGATAAAATAAGAAACAAGTCAAACGAGGTTATTTCTGGATGGGGAAGTTTCCATACATTAAATTGTGAGCTGATACTTCTTAATGCTTTAATTTTTGGTTTCTCTTGTATTGAACTTACCTATATTCCAATATATTTAGGAGGTTTGGCTATATTAATTTTTTGGATTTTTCAGAAAATTGAAAAATTTGGGCGTTACAACATTTATTCGTTTGTACTATTAATTGGAACAATATTTTTAAGTATTTATCAGGCCATTTTTGATGCCAATCCTGATAATAGAATTATACTTTATAGTGTGCAAGCCTTATGCGTTTTGCTATCTGTAGTTTATTATTATTTGCAAGTAAAAAGTACAAGAGAAGCAGGTAAAATGTTTATTTCAGTTTTACCGATTGTTCAAAACTTATGGATCATCACTTTATTATTTATTCAGGTAGAAATTGCTTATTTGCCAGCTATATTTATGCTTTTGGCCATCTTGAATTTTGGTCTGATTTTATACAGAAAGATAAATTTAGCTCCAGAATCGATTTTAATTATTTCACTTTTGTCCATTTTAGTTTCTGCTTTTTACAGCGTCAAAAAGCTTAATGATTTTGATTTGATCGATTGGGGATTACAGCTATTGAGTGTGGCTTTATTGATTGTCTTAGTTATCCTGATCAAGAAAAAAGATTTCATAAAAGAATTGAAAGTAGATTTTCAAATTGTCATCAACTTTTGGCTTTCTACAATTATGTTTGCGCAATTAGAGCATAAATGGCTTCCTGTGTTTTGGGCCTCAACTGCTATTGTAAATAGTATTCTTTATTATAAAAAAATAGGAAACAAAAAGGAAATCAGTATTGTGTATTACTTACTGGCCAATTTTCATTTGGCTTTTGTAAGTTTCAATTATTTTGAATCTAGATTCGAATTTGTATACCTTATTATATTTGCGTTACTGGCACTATACATTTTTATTGTCTATAAATATATCGAAGATTTCGAATTTAAAAACAGCATTATTATTTATCCAGCCACTTTTAGTATTGGTTTATTTTTGTTCCTTACATTCGATAAAGGAATCTTAACCTTCTTCTGGATATTAGAATCTCTAGGATTGCTTATATTAGGTATTCTTCTTAAAGAAAAATATTTTAGATATGTATCATTGTCTTTGGTAGGAATTTGTGTTATACGACTCATGTTTTTTGACTTATCAAACGCAGATTTCCTAATCAGAGCTATGGTTTTATTAGGAGTTGGAATAGTACTTTTGATTATGAATACGCTATTTAAAAAATACAAAGAGCGATTTGATTAACATAAATCTTTCTCAATAAAAAGAACCACAAATTCAAATAAATGAATTTGTGGTTCTTGTGTTTTAGACCCTGATTTAATTTGTTTTTTTAGCTAAAATATCATTTCCTAAGTTTTGGTTTTTCTTGAATTATATTAAAATAAGAAGCGCTAAAAGCAGATAGACTTTTATAACCAACCAAATGAGCAATCTGACTTAAAGTATATTGTTTGGCATCTAAAAGTTCAATGCTTTTTAGAATACGAATTAGTCGCAAATATTTTTGAAGCGTAATATTTGTTTTCTGTTTAAAAACCCTTTGCAAACTGCGAACCGACATTTGGGCTAGATTGGCCAATTCGTCAATTTCAAAAGCATATTGATAATTTTTGTTGATGTAATCGCAAACAGGAATCAAACGGTCATCTGCAGGAACTGGAATTTGTAATGCATTGTTTTCTTTGCAAAAGTTAGGAAGACTCGTTAAAATCGCTTTTAAGAAATTGGACTGTTCTTCATTTTCTGTTAAAAGTTTATCCCATTTTTGAGCATAAAGAATCATTTCTTTTAAAACATTGGGAGCCGAGAAAACATGCACATTTTGAAAAAAATCTTGCGTGGGAACAGATTTGAATAAAGCAATTATCAAGTTTACGGTTTTAGATTCTGAAGAAATGCGATGTTCTTTTTTGGTCGGAATCCAGATAACATGGTTTTGCGGAACGAGATAAGTCTTTTCTTCAATATGAAAATATTGATAACCCTCTTCTACATAAGTTAATTGGTAACGTTCGTGCGTGTGCAGATATTCGTCATGCTGCCAGTTTTGGTCATACCAAACATAAGCGTTTGTTGATATATTGTCTAGAAATTGACCTTCCGTTGGTTCAGATAAGCCACATTTTAAATTGGCGTTTTGCATGTACTTTTTGGCAAAGTTAATAAAAACGTCATTGCTAATTTTGTAAATGAATATAATTTACAATAACATGAATAAACTACATCTCTTTTGGATCGGTATTTTGACATTATTAGTGATCCATACAAGTGAAGCGCAGAATAAAAAAACGAACATATTGGTACTTATACATTCTGACAATGGCGGAACTTACGAATTGGCAAAAGAAATTGCTAAAGGAATCGAGAGTGACCAAAATGCTACAGCAATTATAAAACAAGTAAAAACGGCAACTAATTCAAAATTAAAAGAAATTCCAGTTGCAACGGTTGAGGAGTTGCCATCGTATGACGGAATCGCGTTTGGTTCGCCTGTTTATTTTGGAAATATTAGTACTGCCATGAGTGAGTTTCTCTCTAAAACAGTCAATTTATGGACGAATCATGCTTTAGAAGGAATGCCTGCAATGGTTTTCATGTCGGCAGGAAGTGGCGCTGGAAAAGAATTGGCTTTACAGTCTTTTTGGAATAGCTTGGCCGTGCATGGAATGGTTTTGGTTTCAAACGGAATTAGAGGTAATGAAAAAATCGACAAGAAAATTCCGCAGGGAAATTCTGTTTTAGGAACCACAAGTTTGGCTTCCTTAAAAGATGTTGAAAGACCAACAAAAGATGAACGTTATTTAGCCGAATTGCAAGGAAAAAATTTTGCTAAAGTTGCTTCTGCTTTAAAAGGAACTTTTGCTAAGAAAGAAATAACAGTAAAACAAGAATCTTCAATTAATGCTATTTTAAAATCGAAGAATATTGTATTGCCGCAAGTGCCTAAACCAGCAGGAAATTATCAGCCATATGTTCGTACAGGAAATTTGATATTTATTAATCAAGTGGCTTTAAAAGATGGAAAAATCCTGAATCCAGGAAGATTAGGATTGAATGTAGATGAACAGCAAGTTAAAGACGCAACCGAACAGACAATGCTAAACGTAATTTCGGTTTTGAATGGAGCAGTTGACGGAGATTTAAACCGTGTAAAACGTTGTGTGCAATTGACAGGGATTTTCAATACCAAAGACGATTATACCAAACACGCTGATTTAATGAACGTTGCTTCAAATCTTACTGCTGAAATTTTTGGCGAAAAAGGAAAACATGCTAGAGCGACTTTCGGAGCTTCTTCAATTCGGTAAATTCTTCAGTAGAAATACAAGCTGTTTTTGAGGTAGAATAAAATTAGCTTAAAAAGAAAAACTCCTTAAATGTTTTATTTAAGGAGTTTTTGAATTTATGAAATGGTTGTTTATTTATTTCACCAAGTAAGGAACCTGATCTGCTTCGCAAAGTCTAAAATAGCCCAAAGCAAAATTAGTAGCATCGGTTGTATTTACAATGTTTCCTCTAATATTTCCAGGAGGAATAGAAAACGGATTAGAATTTGAAGCTTCTAGAATTAATTTCCAATAATTATAGAAATTTTTAGAAACACCTCTATGCGTAATTGTTACAGTCGTTCCCGTTTTTATATCGTCTTCATGAGAATATCTTGTACTGATTTCGTTTCCGTTATAAAATTCATCATTTGTGATTTCATATTCTGGATAAATCAAAAATGAACTTTGATAATCAGTCACATAATAATTGGTTTGATCTGCAGGATCAGTGTAATAAAAAGTCAATTCAATGATATCTGTTCCGTCAAAATCTTTAACAATATTTTGCTCCACTTTATTAATTGGAGTTACAGAAGTCAATTTTTCAACAGCTGTAAAACTTTGGCCTTCGGCATCAACAAATAATTTATAATCAGCATTAAGTACAGGAACAAAATTGGTGCATTTGTACACTCCAGCTTCGGTTTCGTTAAAAGTAAAAGTATCGCCATTACCGTTTTCTACTCGTACCTGCGCACCCGAAACTTTTGGCGTCGAGCCGCTGTAGTAAGGAGCTGTTTTACTAATTTTTATAGTTTGTTCTTTCCCGTCGGTTCCTTTTTTCCAAATAATTTCAGCATCAATAACCAGTTTGGTTTCACCAGTTGGCAAATCAAGATTGACCACATCTTCGCATGAAGCAAAAGAAAAAACAAAAAGTAGAGTTATTAATGCCAGTGCTTTGTTCATTATGTGTTTTTTTAATTTATTCATAGCATTAAAATTTAAAATTATAAGTAACTCCAGGTACAATTCCGAAAATAGAAAGTCTTCGGGTTTCATTTGCTCCTGTGTCTTCATTGGTTGTAAAACTCATAGAAGTCGCATTTTTTCTGTTGTAAACGTTGTAAAGGCTAAATACCCAATAGCTTTGCCACCCTTTCTTTTTGTCTGGTTTTGGCGTATAAGTCGCTGCGAGATCAAGATGGTGGAAAAGTGGTAATCTGTTTTCGTTTCTTAAAGAATAATTTGGAACATGGATGCCGCCCATTTCATAATAACCATTAGGATACGTTACTGGCTGACCAGATTGTAAAGTGAAATTACTATTGAAAGACCATTTCGGATTCAATTCATAACTTCCCACAATGCTTAAATTATGCAATTTGTCATATCCAGATAAATACCAATTACCGTTTGCAATTCCTGGTTCTTCAGGAGTTCTTCCTGGTGTTTTTTGTTCGGCTCTAGATAAGGTATATGAAACCCATCCTGTGAATACGCCAGTATTTTTTCTAAACAGTAATTCCATTCCATAAGATCTGGCTTTCCCGTTTAGAATAACTTGCTCAATGTTGTTGTTAGCCAAAACATCAGCACCGTCAATATAGTCAATACGATTTTGAACATTTTTATAAAATAATTCAGTTTCTAAAGAGTAATCTCCGTCTTTAAAATTTCTAAAATAACCCATCGCATACTGATCCAAAAGCTGAGGTTTTGTAAAAGGTCCGCTTGGAGTCCAGATGCTCATTGGTAAAGGAGATTGTGTGTTTGATAAAATATGAAT
It encodes:
- a CDS encoding DUF2339 domain-containing protein, whose amino-acid sequence is MVLGIGYLSIYTALKVSPMFRVLILWLYAGILAGSYYFLKKKEKWFKTGLWLRSAGASLFLFGCFGASQIPALTFIDNIPLAYSLIGIGIGINLFVGYIIKQQTFLSLHTILSILILCVIPEKLLITFLLASVTATAGIILSYKEKWEYHLLIVISGFIIFDIWFTQGTNALSKSQNIFAIIGIVLVSVSCMYMQYRSIYANTRFDKIAFVTHLTNWILFALGLVLHSTGSRIKIFVLLAAGILCLFATLFARKKKIFWLYHLDGMVSFVLFALTIFMLNDWKVGYDIIACGLYFLVVTCLIIVYKSKEILLHKIFLGLNHALGIFILGFFILHINPSSVQTNITNIFASLIVMIVATLSVSVFCVARKEFLETDVFLLKKDLSLNGILSILFSMFFFISWYHTIEISFYYPLVFIALLWCLLRFKFKTNTFDIGRFTFLNIAIVVGVVLIAIEAKSNLDIFYALGIIAVIIANWFVKEFYTDKSIIKTISIVGANALLVSLSYKYLFLGNIVQILPWIAIAILNHEFLWLQFKRKTLSSDNQILLYLFCAVFLIFGNALFLYNTQFLNTIEIGLIALGLSAVEVYVLFADKIRNKSNEVISGWGSFHTLNCELILLNALIFGFSCIELTYIPIYLGGLAILIFWIFQKIEKFGRYNIYSFVLLIGTIFLSIYQAIFDANPDNRIILYSVQALCVLLSVVYYYLQVKSTREAGKMFISVLPIVQNLWIITLLFIQVEIAYLPAIFMLLAILNFGLILYRKINLAPESILIISLLSILVSAFYSVKKLNDFDLIDWGLQLLSVALLIVLVILIKKKDFIKELKVDFQIVINFWLSTIMFAQLEHKWLPVFWASTAIVNSILYYKKIGNKKEISIVYYLLANFHLAFVSFNYFESRFEFVYLIIFALLALYIFIVYKYIEDFEFKNSIIIYPATFSIGLFLFLTFDKGILTFFWILESLGLLILGILLKEKYFRYVSLSLVGICVIRLMFFDLSNADFLIRAMVLLGVGIVLLIMNTLFKKYKERFD
- a CDS encoding AraC family transcriptional regulator; translation: MQNANLKCGLSEPTEGQFLDNISTNAYVWYDQNWQHDEYLHTHERYQLTYVEEGYQYFHIEEKTYLVPQNHVIWIPTKKEHRISSESKTVNLIIALFKSVPTQDFFQNVHVFSAPNVLKEMILYAQKWDKLLTENEEQSNFLKAILTSLPNFCKENNALQIPVPADDRLIPVCDYINKNYQYAFEIDELANLAQMSVRSLQRVFKQKTNITLQKYLRLIRILKSIELLDAKQYTLSQIAHLVGYKSLSAFSASYFNIIQEKPKLRK
- a CDS encoding DUF4249 domain-containing protein yields the protein MNKALALITLLFVFSFASCEDVVNLDLPTGETKLVIDAEIIWKKGTDGKEQTIKISKTAPYYSGSTPKVSGAQVRVENGNGDTFTFNETEAGVYKCTNFVPVLNADYKLFVDAEGQSFTAVEKLTSVTPINKVEQNIVKDFDGTDIIELTFYYTDPADQTNYYVTDYQSSFLIYPEYEITNDEFYNGNEISTRYSHEDDIKTGTTVTITHRGVSKNFYNYWKLILEASNSNPFSIPPGNIRGNIVNTTDATNFALGYFRLCEADQVPYLVK